In Silene latifolia isolate original U9 population chromosome X, ASM4854445v1, whole genome shotgun sequence, the following proteins share a genomic window:
- the LOC141617551 gene encoding uncharacterized protein LOC141617551 translates to MKLSHLMFADDLLLFSKGDAASIMVMLRVFATFSQASGLQMNNTKINAYFNGVQGSIKQEIMQVSGFTEGQLPFSYLGVPITAGRLKKKDCQGVLQQVDAICRNYLWDEKVDYIRVPLVGWEKVCAPKNEGGLGIRDSYALNIATIGKLVWWVFSKPDSLWVRWVHHVYMKGAAWSDYTPTSDVSWSWKAIVKVRDKLLGSYSAELWHGESRGYTVRSGYEVMRRKFHRVDWHKQIWNGWCLPKHQFIGWLIAREALQTKDKLYKFGCCSDTLCLLFGNAAESHCHLFQDCEYSLRILAGIARLCNIQLPARNVIAWVYTGQFTKLQKGVIGSAFLAAHYAIWMQRNKVRVDSCDGNLKW, encoded by the exons ATGAAGCTGTCACAccttatgtttgcagatgatctgcTCCTCTTCAGTAAAGGGGATGCAGCTTCTATTATGGTTATGCTCAGAGTTTTTGCTACTTTCTCACAAGCTTCTGGACTCCAAATGAATAATACTAAGATTAATGCCTATTTCAATGGTGTCCAAGGTAGCATTAAACAAGAGATCATGCAAGTTTCTGGTTTCACGGAAGGACAGCTCCCTTTCTCTTATCTGGGAGTCCCAATTACAGCTGGAAGATTGAAGAAGAAGGATTGCCAA GGTGTTCTACAACAAGTGGATGCTATTTGCAGGAATTATCTTTGGGATGAGAAGGTGGATTATATTAGAGTTCCTCTGGTTGGTTGGGAGAAAGTATGTGCTCCAAAGAATGAAGGGGGGCTAGGAATCAGGGATTCTTATGCATTGAATATAGCTACAATTGGCAAACTGGTTTGGTGGGTCTTTTCTAAGCCTGATAGTCTATGGGTTAGATGGGTTCATCACGTTTATATGAAAGGAGCAGCTTGGTCTGATTACACTCCTACTTCTGATGTAAGTTGGAGTTGGAAGGCTATTGTTAAGGTTAGAGATAAGTTATTAGGGTCCTACTCTGCTGAGTTGTGGCATGGGGAGAGTAGAGGATATACTGTCAGAAGTGGTTATGAGGTGATGAGGAGAAAGTTTCATAGAGTGGACTGGCATAAGCAGATCTGGAATGGATGGTGCTTACCTAAGCACCAGTTTATTGGATGGCTTATTGCCAGGGAAGCCTTACAGACAAAGGATAAATTGTATAAGTTTGGTTGCTGCAGTGATACTTTATGCTTGCTCTTTGGAAATGCTGCTGAATCTCACTGCCACCTTTTTCAGGACTGTGAGTATAGTCTCAGGATTCTGGCTGGCATTGCTAGGCTGTGTAATATACAGCTACCTGCAAGGAATGTCATAGCTTGGGTGTATACTGGACAGTTCACAAAGCTGCAGAAGGGTGTTATAGGGAGTGCTTTTTTGGCTGCTCACTATGCTATTTGGATGCAGAGAAACAAAGTACGGGTTGATTCGTGTGATGGAAACCTAAAGTGGTAA